In the genome of Primulina eburnea isolate SZY01 chromosome 13, ASM2296580v1, whole genome shotgun sequence, the window ACCTGCTATGGAATCACAAAACAAAACACAACACCCCCGAGAGACAAATTTCAAACCCCCGCACGAAAATCGAATAAATTACAACATATATAAATGAAATTTAATATAATCATTGTAAACAATTCATGTAGGGTACCAATTAATATCAGGTATCAATTTGGATCCAATGAATCGATGACAACAATTAACGTGTCAAATACGACCCTGGTCCTGAACATCTGCATCATGTGTGACAATCTGCAGAACTGATCATCCCTCCTCTAGTCATCAGAGAAGTGACATTAACATGCCCTCGACTCTGATGTCAAGATAACTCATCCAAGAGTAAAAGAAAATCTCAGAAACAACAGAATCATAGCTCAATATGAATGCGTGCTCAACCATGTATATAATCCATGTGCTATTCCAATATTTGAAATGAAGAATATCCTAAAATACATTCCAATAACAAAAAGAGCACATAATCACATAAAATTAGTCAATTCACATCAATTAAATTACACATCGTTATAAAGGCTATAAGGAAACGATCAATCCGTACCTTAACCTTGAATTTTAATTACCACAATAATTTATGAAGTTTCAGTTGCTTTCTAGTTATAAAATCCCGTGGCAATTAATTCATTTCACGTAAACTTATTTATTTTCCAATATACAACCAATAGCCTAAACTTTCTTTTATTGTAAAGCCCATGGTCGCAacctgtgaggcccggggccgaagagagctgggggtgatcgccggtgccatcagttgcacggacaaaaagcggctcctggcagactTCTAGGtaaagggaacatgaatgaatcgacccacacgggaatgagagggattccgagactgtcaatgtaatggactgtacagttgaagagggcttaaaagatttgatttgtactactcatatcacgaaggtgcatcttcttttcggtagcttatcatataagaactccaaagttaagcgtgcatgacttggggcaattttgggatgggtgacctcctgggaagtttcccagggtgcgtgtgagtgaggatataagcacgctggaaagacccgtcttgatacagtaaGGAcaatcgtcgaatctggggcgttacacaaCCCATTTTGGGCATGCAGTCACATCCTTCATGGTATCTCATGGCCACTTACTCACATAACTCTTCACTCATGCAGTGGAGTTCTTGGCTACCCAAGTCTTGAACCCAAGACCAGCAGGCTAAATTTATGGTCATAActtcttttttatttatatgaagTCTCTTTAATCCAAGTACTTAGCTTGAAGGTCTTGTGTTCAAGACTTGAGGAGGCACGAACTCCACTACCAAGGGTGGAGAGTTCTGTGAGTAAGTGTCCATGGGCTACCATGATGGATGTGGTTGCAGGCCCAAAAATGAGTAGTGATCATGGGCCTTACAACTGCTCAATCTGCATTACTAAATACGTCAAAATTATTTGACATACATTATCTAAAGATTTCCAGATCATTATTTGAAAAGCATAGCTTAGCTGATATCAGATAAAATCTTCATAACAGCTTTATCAATTCGTCAGAATGTCAAAACCCATGTGCACTACCAGAAGTGTACTATTTGTCAAAAACGAAGATGACATGACACAACGAAGTATGTATTTGGAAAATAATATCATATTCAAAAAACGACTATTGTTATCAAAGCATATAAATAGATCAGTTCTATGGACTCTCAGAACTCTCCAATCTTCGAATCTTtaacacacaaatttttataagtATCAGATTTCTTAAATAGCCAATCTAATTAAATAACTTTCAAACACACGCTGAAGTTGTTATATTATGATTGTTGAAGATCATTCGTGCTAAGATTTGTTCTTTGTGAAACACTTGCACTTGACAGTAAGAAGTCTTTTAAATAACTTTCAAGCACACGCTGAAGTTATTATATTATGATTGTTGAAGATCATTCGTGCTAAGATTTGTTCTTTGTGAAACACTTGCACTTGACAGTAAGAAGTCTTACAGGTAATCTGTTTGAATTGTGAGTATGTTAAGAGTTTCACTCAGACAGTAGGTAAGTTTTACTGAAGTAGATATATAGTtgcaatttttgaaattatcaaagttttttagtgaaATATTTCTTGAGTAGAAGAGTGATgtagagttattcaaatctctgAATATCCAGAAACATATCTGTGAATTTATCATTTCAGTCACTTATATTTTTTACTTTCAGTTTCCTAGCCTAACTATTCATCAACATTGCCATTTTTTGTGTTCAAACCAATTCAGTGAGTTTTTTCCGTGAAGTACCAAACTGATGTCTTATTGATTATGAACTGACGAGAATTACAATTCAATGTTCCTAACACAACCgaattattttgaaattttttgagATTGTTTATTCATCCCCTTTAAATCCATCTCCTGATCTTAACAATATGGATGCGATATAACAAAACCATGAAAAAATCAACTCAAAACGTTGTACTCAGAGACACGTAAAAATAACATATATCATGCATCTATCTAGAATTTAAGTTCCACAAACACTCCGAGATCAAGGGATTAAATAAAGTAATTATTTCTTTTTTAActcaaattcaaattcaaaataagctaaatttaatttcttgaaaTCCAAGACTATATAATCACGCACAACTATCAGTAATATTCCCTCTTCGTTCCCTTGGCGTTTCACGACAAAAAATTTGATGAGTACTTTTTAACGTATATAATTGAAAACATCCCAAATTGAAGAAGCAAATATCATCAGTCGTACGATATTTTGTCTTTCTTAGTTTGTCCCAATATATATGTTCAACTATTTATCGACAGTAATTTCCATATTTCATTTTGTAATTTGCTGAAAAAACTTTGAAAATGTATATATTTCATCTCCACATATCAACCCTATTTTAATCATATATTGCTTTAAACCATACAATCAAACCAAGACGTAGTTAATGTTTTCATTTGGGTTGAATACTAAAACTTTAACCGAGACTTTATAATTTATTTCCATTTTTCTATATTTAAAAATGAAATCGAAACTGAAATCATATATATGGAATCAAAATCCGAACGATTTTTCCATCTTAATTGAATTTTTTAGATCCTTCCAACTCAGAAATGCATATgcgatttaatttataaataaaacaaaCCATTCGATCGATTACATAATAATGTTTAAATCCTTTTACAGAGTGTTTCCAAAAGATTATGATTATGTAGGGCCGATTCAATTATAAATTATGAAAAAGTGAGAAAAGTTAAAAGTGGTAGTGTTCGAAAATAAGAGtgaaaccttttttttttttttttttcaaagaagAATTTTTGATAAATATGTGATTGTCATActagtttttaaataaaataacaaaaatgaaCTTACTAAAGAACATATCTCTCTCCATTTATTTCAGTTAGAGTAAAAGTTAATTTTGcattggcaaaaatttgtgtgagacggtcttacgagtcgtattttgtgagacaaatatcttatttgggtcatccatgaataaatattactttttataggGTCCGTTTGGTTTGAATGATAAAGTGGGATAGATTATTTTATCCCACTTTATCCGGCGTTTGGTACGGATAATTAGTTAACCAAGTCAATCCCTCCTATAAATGATTaagttatattaggtaggttaaaataatacctcctcaccccctaggattatttatcctacTCTTAATCCatcctatttttccaattttacccttcttctaaattcaaactcaccaccacttcccgccaccAACCGCTGCCGCCGCCACGACCGCCGCCGCCCGACCACCGGCCGACCACCGACGCCGGCCAACCGCCGGCAGAAATTTCCGGCCGCCCCCCGCTGGCCGTTTCCGGCCGACCATTTTCGGCCGGCCGGCCGCCGCCGTCGCCGAgaaggggaagggcaattttgtcttttcatcaaaaaattcaaaattatcctacacttaaaaatcttaccaaacacaatattttacatcatatattacaatcaaaccacaatcattttctttatcatttacatattaatcattagtttatcctatccttcaaaccaaacgcagcctaagagtattactttttattgtgaatatcggtagatttgactcgtttcacagataaagattcgtcacacagtctcacaagagacctactcttttgtATTAGTAAAATGTCAAAATATCCTCTTTTGAAGAATCTCAATCAactatttttaagattttaattaaattgagcaGAAATAGAAGCAAAATGTTAGTTTTCTTCACGGACTTGTATCAAGAACTTAGATTTTTTTAAGTACAAGCTAGTCAAGTATCCCCATTCCCCTCCAGTCTAGCCAACGACTATTACGTTTGAAGAATTATCGTACATCTTTACGtagaaaattaattaaatatgcatcatatgaaaatataaaaatactCCACAAtgacataaatatttaaaatgtaatTAAAAATAGTTAAATAACCATCATAGGCGATATGCATATCTGTTATATATGAATAAACTATAACCATAATAAGTGTTTCTTTATCAATTCataaattttttacttttttagcATGTTTAAAATCCAAAAATAATACTTCAAATCATGCTTTATAAATATAGATGAGtgataagttattttattattattttgagttgGACAGATATATGTTACAATTGGGTCTCGGATCTCAGACCTTCGGAACTTAAACATCATTATTGTTTGGAAACAAAGGAGGAAATTGTCCAAATTTGAAATGATCATTATCATCTATCCTCCACAAAAACGACGGTTTGTTTCACCCTGTTCGTGCAGGCGGACAATTTGAAATGATCATTATCATCTATCCTCCACAAAAACGACGGTTTGTTTCACCCTGCACGTGCAATGAACGGACCGGatcactccacatgagtgatccgggcccacctccctgtaaaaaaataaaataaaattgactCGGAAAAATTCGAGCCGTTGGATCGACCCCTGCGGGCACTCAACCGAACCAACaaaaacatatataattattagCTTTTACTCACTCCTCAATTAACATCCATTCCATAATTAGGGTTTTTGTAACTCCAAATCCCCCTCCTTACATAGTGCACAACTCCTACTATAGCATTTATTTCCAATCAATTactttgtatgtatatataagaTCAACGACCTATGATTGAGAAAAAAAACCGAGGAAAaggaaattttgaacaaaacaCTCCATTTATCAATTATTCTGACACCTAGCTCAAGCATCAATTCCTCATCATCAATATCATGCATGAATCTAAATTCATTCAAGAATCAAACACAGATTATTAAAGTCTTGCAAATGGAAGAATCCCATGTTCAAGAAAAATCCAAGAGTTTCGATCTTATGTTAGATCTGAGCCTCTCAAACAAGAATTCAATGAAAGAACTCAGCCTGTTCCACAATAAGAATCCATCTCAAAACTCATCAAGCGATCCAAAATATGGAGGCGACAAAGAATCCGAGAATCGGGTTTTCTGTTGCAACTACTGCAGCAGGAAATTCTACAGTTCACAGGCTCTTGGAGGCCACCAGAATGCTCATAAACGGGAGAGGATGATAGTGAAACGAGGGCGGGGCCTTGGCGCCGCAGCCTCTTTCGGTCACCGATTTTTGAGCATGGATTCGCTACCTTTACATGGATCTTTGAAAAGTTCTCTTGGAATTCAAGCTCATTCCATTGTTCACAAGCCAGGTTTCTTTGGTTTCTTGTCACCACCCGGTAGGTGGCCGAGAATTGGACCGCCATCGAGTGGAAAAGCTGCTAGATTTGATGGTGGCCAGAAGTTATCTATGGATGGAATTGGAGGATTCAGATGGGATTCTAATTCTCATTTCTTGAAGATTAATAATGATGAAAAGGAGATGAAGAAGCTGGACTTGTCTCTTAAACTGTGACATGTTTTTCATTTGTGTTATGTTTCTATAATTTTGCCTTTCCTTTTAGTCCTGTTATTTCGTAATAATTACAGTTTGACCCCTCAGTGAGATTGTCTAATCTTGACATTCATATGCGTAGAGGGCTGCAGCGAAGTATTTCCAATGTAGATATTGAAATTTCCCCTTTTCAGAAATAAAACACTAATTAATATTTGATTATATACCTTTTATCGGTTATATTTTGGAGTGAGATAtagaaaataattcaaaattattaGACATGTTttcttttgtgtaaaaaaaattgggaaaaattatatttttagtcaTTAACTTTTACACATTTTTTTCATTGTGGTCATGTTATCGGTTAATTTATTGTCACATTTCATTAACTTTCATTTTTTCAATCTTAGTTTTTTTTCAAC includes:
- the LOC140809927 gene encoding zinc finger protein 1-like; this translates as MNLNSFKNQTQIIKVLQMEESHVQEKSKSFDLMLDLSLSNKNSMKELSLFHNKNPSQNSSSDPKYGGDKESENRVFCCNYCSRKFYSSQALGGHQNAHKRERMIVKRGRGLGAAASFGHRFLSMDSLPLHGSLKSSLGIQAHSIVHKPGFFGFLSPPGRWPRIGPPSSGKAARFDGGQKLSMDGIGGFRWDSNSHFLKINNDEKEMKKLDLSLKL